The following coding sequences are from one Culex quinquefasciatus strain JHB chromosome 1, VPISU_Cqui_1.0_pri_paternal, whole genome shotgun sequence window:
- the LOC119770706 gene encoding protein TonB-like — protein sequence MNNTSSGTRVDPAARQPRTRREDERFLTESPIKSTDINYMLYKQKNLSPVWFSIPLERPGLNSNGDTTTTLQEVAKRAEPEPATEPEPATELEPESMTKPTRGVFKPEPKSTFESEPSAENTAGLSLEPKVEPKTKKTKRATGDSRLPASEPEPKASSKSDLTATGGFEKDGTMTIVFRCMLAANAGPRNHPSSHIRDQLDRLRS from the exons ATGAATAATACCAGCTCCGGAACGAGAGTAGATCCTGCTGCGCGACAACCAAGAACCAGACGGGAGGATGAGCGGTTCCTGACAGAATCGCCCATAAAGTCAACGGACATCAACTACATGCTGTACAAGCAGAAGAACCTGTCCCCGGTGTGGTTCTCAATACCATTGGAACGACCTGGGTTGAACTCGAATGGCGACACGACCACGACGCTACAGGAGGTAGCGAAACGTGCAGAACCAGAGCCAGCGACTGAACCGGAACCCGCTACGGAACTAG AACCGGAAAGCATGACCAAGCC AACCCGAGGTGTCTTCAAACCGGAACCGAAAAGCACTTTCGAGTCGGAACCATCCGCAGAAAATACCGCGGGGCTAAGCTTGGAACCGAAGGTGGAACCCAAAACGAAGAAGACCAAGCGTGCCACCGGAG ACTCTCGTCTACCAGCGAGCGAACCCGAGCCAAAAGCCAGTAGCAAGTCGGATCTGACCGCCACCGGAGGGTTCGAGAAGGACGGCACCATGACGATCGTGTTCCGCTGCATGCTGGCGGCCAACGCTGGGCCGAGGAACCATCCAAGTTCACATATCAGGGACCAACTTGATAGGCTGCGGTCGTAA